The genomic stretch GACCCCAGCCGGAGCCAGCCCTGTCTGGGGGTTGCTGGTGTGGGtaggggtgctgctggcctggaaagctgcctgcagACCCAAGCTGGCCACATGCCCTGGCCGTGGATGTGCTGGGGGGTGCATGCTGCCAGCTTGTGTGGGGACGGACAGCTCTGGGGAACCCTGGGGACCCAAGAGCACATCCTTGCCATGGCCACAGGCAGTTCAgccaccccagcctgcagctttgCCCACGCAGACCCCACAGGTTGTGGCTTTTGTCCCCCTGCCTAATACCTGTGTGATGGTGAGAGGGTATTTCTGGTCCCTCGTCATGCCAACTGCAGAGCCCACCGCGCATCCCGGCACAGCCCCGGCGCAGGGGACCTGgtggcaggaggaagcagcTGCGGGAGAttgggaggaaggcagagaggcTGGTGACCTGCTGGGAGAAGCTCTATGCCCTGCACGCACCCCACCGTGCCGCCCGGGACTCGTAGGGACACCCTTGCCACGTGCCAGAGAGACACAGTGCTCCAGCACCATGGCTGCTGGAGTCTTGTTTGGAAACCTGGGGTAAATTCAACCCTGAAGGCAGCAAGAGGTGCTACCCGTGGATGCCCAAGTTGAATTTGTCCTCCTGTTTCAAGTGGTACCTGGGCATCGGCTCCATCTCATGTGGTGGGGGCTGGCAGGTTGTTTTGCCATGGGATGGCTGTGGTGGGAAGCTGGAACACCAGAAATGtgggggagaagagggggaaGTGCTGAAAAAAGGAGGCGAGGTGCTGGATTTCTGTGATGCTCCTGGCCCTGCAtcacctgctgctttctggggGACAGCGATTGCTTTTTGGGGCAGAAAGAGGACGTGTGGAGCCGTGGCTCTGAGGGCTCTGCTGGAAGCGGGAGCATTGCGCATCCACAAGGCTCTGAGGGTGGCCACGCTGCGGAGAGGGACACTTGTCCCTGTTGGACTGCCGGGACATGCAGAGCAGCCGGGCACCTGTGGCGGATGGGGAAGCCAGGGTGCATTGCTGGGTGCCCAGGGAAGTCTGGGGAACACTGGTgcctgcagagaaacagcaaaaccccaggcagctgtgggggcTCAAGGACCAGGGCTCAGCTTCTGGGACAGGCAGCACCATGGAGGGACCTGGCTGCTTGGCACTACGGGTGCCCTGGCACCCCCCAGTGCGCTGAGCCCAGAGGGATGAGGGGTTCCGTGAGCTGAGGTGCATCCTCCCTTGTCaccatgctctgccagcaccccagctgGGGTCCCTGCTCCCCTGTTGGGTGACAAAGAGTCTCTGGGAAGCTAGAAATAAaacctctccttccctggaagCCCTTTGGGTGCTTTAGCTGGTGACCCAGGGGCTTTCGTGCTGTGGATGGGGCTGGCATGGTGCAGGGTCTGGGCACGGTGCAGGGTCCGGGCACGGTGCAGGGTCTGGGCACAGTGCAGGATCCGGACAGGGTGCAGGGTCCGGGCACAGTGCAGGATCCGGACAGAGTGCAGGGTCCGGGCACGGTGCAGGGTCCGGGCACGGTGCAGGGTCCGGGCACAGTGCAGGATCCGGACAGGGTGCAGGGTCCGGGCGTGGTGCAGGGTCTGGACAGGGTGCAGGGTCCGGGTGCGGTGCAGGGTCTGGACAGGGTGCAGGATGTGGACAgggtgcaggggctgtgcaAGCCCAGGAAGGAGCACGCAGCAGCAATGGGCACCACAAcatcctgcccctgcccagcgcACCTGCATCCCAGGCCCACGGGGCCCCATCCTGCACACTTCTACTGGTGCATGGGCGGTGGAGGACAAGGCTCTGCTACAGGAGCTGCTTTTCTGGGGGGccattccccctccccaagccgtgggcagggctggggcagcggcTGGGGGGTGGCCTCGTGTTGCCCCTGCCTTAGtttccccagcccctccgcACCCGGGCAGACGCTGTCCCAGCCGTGAGTGGGGCGGTGAGTGGGGCCAGCCCCGGCTGCGTGGCTGTGGGGACATCGGAGGAGGACACGAGATGGCAGCAGTGGGCTGTGCGCGCTGAGCGGCGCCGGACGGCTGCCCACGGCTGGGGGTCCCCACGGTCAAGGCCAGGCGGCCACCTGGACCACAGCCACGCCAGCATCCCCGGGGCCCGTGCCCACTGGGGTCTCGGCCATCATCACCGGGCCAGTCcgggctgcagctggtggggagcagTGGGTGCTGCCAATGAGTGTGACCCCCACCCCACCTTGATGGGGGGCACCTTTCCTTGGGGGCTTCTCTGGGAGTTcaagcagctggctggggtggggggctgcgggaAGGGGTGGGCAGGGAATTCTCAGGGGTCCTTGCCCACCCCCGGCCTCTGAGACCTGGGctggaaggagctgggaggggggctgcattgccaggggtggggaggagagggccCACCCCAGGGCCCCCAGGGTTTGGCAGGGTTTGGCAGGGCCCCATGTTTGATGGGGCAGGACAGGGACCCTGGTTTGGGAGTGAGAGTAGGGGGGcgcaggctgggggtgctgctCCTGTTGGCTCCCTCCATGGCCTGTGGGTGACTGGCAGGATGAGGCCCCTGGAGATGCCGGCTGCGTGGCATGGGGCAGGCTGGCACCGGGGTCCCGCTGGGGAGCCACGGTTCGGCACAGCCCGATGCCAGAGGCCGCCTGGAGCTGCATCTGCTGCCATGCTCCTCCCTGGCCAGTCCCACCATGCCTGGGCTCTttctcccagctccatcctcctcctcaggaACAAGCActgccttcttttcctcctgccctttCTGCTGCCTCCACGGGGGGGTTGCACTGATTcagcttcaggttttctttcttattccATGCTTCATCCCAACCACCGTCCCCAAATGTAACAACAccccctgcatccctccagcaTCCCGAAATAGCCCTATTGATGCTTGATATCCCgtggatggggctggggtccccgTGGGATGCAGTGGCTCGTGCAACAGTGCGAGCGGGACGGTGACTTGGGACAGGGTGACTTGGTGGCTTGGGACAGGGTGACTCGCTGCCTTTTTCTGTGTCAAGGCTGGAGCAAAGTCCTCTCCTCTCCACCAGCTCATCAGCACCGTCCCAGATAAAACAGCAATAACCAGCCCCGTTCGTTACCCTTTCCTCGCAGGCAGCAACAGCCACCGAGCCAGGAAATCACCGTGTGCTGCCTGCGAcccccccagcatctccccccagctgcctctgcaggcCAGGCAATAGGGGAGGTTGTGCCCGGTGCTGCCGGTTCAGCACCCGAGCGGCGGTGGGAGGCACATGCTGGCGGTCCTGGGGGTGCACTGGCACTGGCACACTCGGCAGGAGCTTGCTGTGAGCACcggctgcggggaggggggagagggagccCGGTGCAGCGGTAGGAATGAGTgcatggaaaggaaggaaagagtgAAGGAAGAGgcaaaagggagggaggggaaaagcgAGGTCGAAGCGATGGTGGAATCACAGCAAAAACAGCCGGAAAAAGGAAACGGGCCCtgaaaagtcaaataaaaatagcagCGAGGCGAACCCAAGTGTGCAGCACATGGGAGTGAGCGCATTTCCTTCGAGGGCAGCACCGCACGCTCCCGGCTGCTCCGGGGGGGCCGCTCTGATGTGGCTCCAGCAGCCGCTGCCGCTGTGGGCCCccccctgtgctgtgccagccgCTTGGCAGCCGGTCGgcaccctgccaccccccacctcGCCCGCGGGCCCCGCGCCTTGCGCAAGCCCGCCCGGACGGGGAGCGAGGCAGTTGCGGGGATGCGGTGCGTGCGCTTGGGCACACTACAAGGCAGGACATGGCACACGTGCAAAGGCCGCACACACGTGTGTTAAAGCACAAGGGGAtgcatggggtggggggctggctCGCTGTACCCGTGCCCCTGCGTTGTGCCATGTGCTGCCGGCTGATCGCCTCGCCAGATGCATCCGAGCGCTGTGCAAACAGTGCAATCACAGCTTCCTCCCCTTGCTGCTTGTTTTGCAATCACGGCAGGGTCCCGCTGGGAGACGGGGGTTGGtggagggtgctggggacagggatggggacaaggaTGAGGACTGGTACTCCTTATGAGGATCAGCGTGCTGCATGCCAACCCAGCTGCGGGCTGAGCTCAGAGGCAGCGGCAGACCCCAGCGTGCTGGGGGACCATGCTGGGGGACCGTGCCGAGGTACCGCGCCAGAGGATGGTGGCTGCCGTatttctgcagagctggtgctggaggtACATTTCGCCCCTTTGCACCATCACTGTCCCACTGAAATACGCTGCCTCAGAGCCAGCACCATCCCGGGGTGCCTGAGCCTCCCTGCCCAGTGTCGGGGGGGCCCTTGCCCACGTAAGCCCCCTGCTTCTGTCCTCATGCCCCTTGcaagtggggctgggggtccgtcccctggcagccctggtgctgggggcactGGCACACGCAGGCTGTGTCTGATGAAGCAGAGCAGCGTTTTGTTCTCTCCCATCTCCCTGCAGCGTTGTAAAGCTGTTGAAAGCCCAGATTTACGGTGTGATAAACGCTAGGGGCTCTGCTGAATATTTTACTGCTCCATCCTTTGGAGAGTGGCTGGTTTGGAGGAGCGGGGAGAACCGGGCGCGGGTCGGCACACCCAGCGGCATCgctgcctggctccagctgtAAGACAGCGGGTGCCAGGGGATGGGGACggctgggagcggggctgcaTGGAGCCATGCCACAGCCCAGGTGGGTCCTGGCACCCTCGGCTGTGGGATACTGGGTGCCTGAGCCCCTCCGGGCAGCGGGAAAGTGCTGATGCCCCATCATTTCCCGGGCCCGTTGCTGGTTTTGGAGGCATCTGCTGAGCAGATTTGTGCCACGGCGCGGTGGGGTGCCCGTGCCAGGACATGCCAGCCGAGAGGCAGGGTGCGCCCAGGCCCAGCTGCGGGTGCCCTCCCTCCCTGCGGCCCCATCGCCCACTCTCCTGCTGGGTGCCGCAGGCTGCTCAGCGGGAGGCTGCGTCCTcgctgggaagggctgggggatgctggaaagcagctctgccctgctccaccGCCACCTCCGCCAGCAAGAGGTTTGCAGCCTCCAGGCTGCGCGTGCATGTGcgtgtgcatgcatgtatacATCCCTGCgtatgtgtgcatgcacgtACATCTGGGTGCATGGGTGCATGGGTGCATGCATgggattttgtgtgtgtgcgtgcatgtgtgtgtgattgtgtctgtgtgtgcgtgAGTGTGTGCACATGATTCCTCTCCACGGCTGCTTCCTGAgggggtgctgcagcccccagcaccactAGCCCCACGcaccctcctccctgccaccggagcagagccagagctggCCGTTGGAGCCGGCAGGCCTCGGCATGGGGGGAAACCAGCGGGACCAGGATGCCAGGCTCAGCGGGAGCACCGGCTCGCATGGAGGCTGGATGCTGCTGATCCAGGCCTTGATGGTATCGCGGCTCCCGGGCGGGCGCTGGCTCCGGCGGCTCTCGACACCCAGCGGGAGCCAGGCAGCGGTGAGGGGCTCAGCCGGACCCTGCTCCCAGTCCACGCTGGTGAGCAGGCGTGTGATGGCTCCCGACACCGGCATGGGGCACGTCCACGCCGGCCCGCCAAGAAGCCGGGGGGCTGCTGGGactgggggctggaggggaccgAGCTGCCTCTTGCCACCGtggcccccggccccgctgctcAGCCCGCGGCATCCTGCACCGGGGCCCATTGTTCGGCCGCGccgggctgcagggcaggatttCTTTGTCAGAGCTCGGCAATATTTTATTCTAACAATTAACCAAACACACCCGGGCCCCCGAGCCTGTTTGTGATTATTGGAGGGCGAATTCCCCAGCCTCGCTCCCTTTTGGTGTTGGCTGCGCCtggggccgcgccgggcggaGGGGATCCAGCCCCGCTCCCACCAGCTCGGGGTTGGGGACCCCCAACTGTGGCGAGAGCCCCCTGGTCCTGCAGCCGGCACTGGGGGGGCTTGGTTGCCTCGACCCCCTCGGGATCCCATGAGCATCGCTGACATTGTCTCCGCAGCAGCGGGATCTGTGGTGGCACAGGGGCAGCGGTGactcatggcagggggggtgtgAATCACAGCCCTTGCTTTCTGGGCAGGATGCGGCCCCGCGCTCGCAGCTTGCCTCATGCCAGCGATGGACCACAGGCTTTGTCCTCCACGGGGTGGAAGTGGCTTGCTgcctggggtgggatgggacgGGGCCATCGCTCTTCCTCGGgggccccccagcaccctgggatGCCAGTGCAGCTTTCCCAGCCCCAGCTTCGGGGTGGGAtgagggtgctgtggggtgcaggtCCCTCCTGCATGCTGGCTCTCTCCAAGACTCCTCGCCATGCTCTGTTCCTCCTTAGGGCTGCTTGCTGGCACCTCCCTTTGCAAACTATCCTGGAGAGCAGATCATCCAGCACAGGCTACCAAATCCCCATAAAATCCCTTGCTTGGGGCAGCTCATCTCATCTCACCTCGCCCCACCACTGCCTTTCCACCCTCCTGGCAGTGGATGCTGAGTCCCCAGCCCAGTGCTGTGGCTGGAGCCGGCAGGGAGCCGACAGCCCTTGCCAGGTGCTGCCCATCGTGGGCAGGGGAGTCAAGGGTTGGGACGGGCACTGCAGGTGATGCCATCCACAGATTGCGAAGCAGCCGGTGCCCTGCGGCAGGGCTGTCCAAGTTAGCCGGGGGTTGAGCCATCCCAGGGGAGACACCCTGAGCAGGTTGTTTCTCTGGTTGCTGTCAGGGATGGATGGAtcctgggagcagccagggcagaggagggggtTTGCAGACACAGGGTAGGAGGACAGAGGAGGGACTGGTGCCGTGGTGCGGCCCTGGCCCTGGAGCATCCTTGGCAGCCAGATCCAGGCAtggggcagggagcgggcacaggcagcatctcctgcccacTGCTCTGTGCCAGCGGTGGAGGCAGAAAGAGTGTACCCCTGAGCCGGTTCCCTGGCTCCTGCTGTGGCTACCACATGCCAGCACCTAAACGTGCTCCTTCAGAGCCAGGGCTACTTCCTCAGCAGTGCCACCTGGCCCCAGGCTCTCACTCTGATCCTGAATCTTAAAATACAGTGAGTCATCGAAGCAGAGCTGCTCgggtggctggggcaggcagggcagccggAGCACTGCACCGGTGAGCAGCCCGGCGAGCAGCGAGCCCCCACCAgccactgccagccctgccacctgGTACAGCGCCTGCCTGCCCGCCCTGTGGTCTTCCCACtgtcccaccaccacctcacTGGCATTGCCCCCAGTGGGCGACCCCTGGGAGAAGTGGGAGCTGGAGGTGTTGTTGGATGCCACCAGGATGGCCATGGCGCTGGCTGCAGCACCAAGGATGCCGGGCAAGCCGTGGAGGTTGTGGATGCCACACTGGTCCTGCAGTGTGAGCTTGCTCACCAGGAGTGGGGTGAGGAACCTGAAGCCAAGGATGCACACCACAGCcgagaggctgcccagggcaagAGCAGCTACCGGTGGCATGGCCATGTCAGCGACCGTGCCGATGGCCACCCCGCCGGCCAGGCTGCCGTTCTGCAGGTGGCCAGGGCTGAGCTTGCCGTCCCtctccagcaggctggagaCCACCACAGTGGTCACAGCACTGGCGCTCATGGCCAGGAGGGTGTTCAGGATGGCGCGGTGCTGGGCATCTCCCGGTTGGCAGAGGATAGCTATGAAGCTGGGCCAGAAAACCCAGAGGATAAGTGTCCCCACCAGGGACAGGAGGTCAGAGTGGGGTGTTGGGGTCTCCTTGGGATGCACTGGCCACTGTGCCGTCCTGAACAGAGCCTTGGACACACCGAGGCCGAAATAGCAGGAGAAGACATGGATCGTGATGGTACCTCCCGCATCCAGGACACCCAGAGATGTGATGATGGCCCACTCACTGGCGAGGTAGATGGGGACTTCGCAGGTGGCCATGAtgaggagctggcagaggctggTCCTCCCCAGGACAGCTCCCACGGAGATAAGCACTGTCACGGCAGCAAACTCAGTGGTGAGGAGGTTGTGGAGGTCTAGACGCACCTGACCATGGTGGAAATGATGGAGcaagccctgcagcaccagcgCCCATTGCATGGAGAAGTTGAGCAGGAGGAAGTTGTGGGTGAGGACACTGAGCCCATAGCGGGGCAGGAACGTCAGCAGGAgacccagccccaccaccagcaTCACCTGGATGTCCTGGAAGAGGGGGAAGATGCCGTAGAGTTGGTTGGCCATGAAGTTGGTGTCCGCTGCCTGCGCTGAGGGCTCATTGTAGTTGACGAAGAAGGCGAAGAAAAGGAGCAGGGCACCTTGGAAGAGTCCCaggaagaggggcaggaggcggcgggggtgggcagggggtggtgTGGCCATCCTAGGGGGACAGGAGAGGACGGTGACCGTTGGGGTGgctgggcacagagcagcagcccgGCAGCACTTGCAGGGTGAGCTCCGCTTGCTCCTACATTGGGTGTTTTATGGCCATGGTTAATCTTTAACCAAAGATATAAGTTTATGTGCCAGAAAaggagtttttttccccatcccttctTTAAACACGACGCCCATAAATTACTCACATGCTCTTGTTTGGCCACCATAAAGTGGACATGATGGGGGCTGTGATTTTGAAGGGAACCAAGAAAAACCTGCCATGGGACCGAGCGGGGAGAAGGGTGATCTGCGAGGAGCTGGCCAGGGATGAGGCTACCATGGCATGGACCCCATTTAATCCATCCCCATTTGAGAGTGCGGACCACACTGCTGAAACCCCGGGAGCGATGCTGGGCACGCagacccccccagctcctggcctGGCTCT from Falco rusticolus isolate bFalRus1 chromosome 10, bFalRus1.pri, whole genome shotgun sequence encodes the following:
- the LOC119154212 gene encoding ammonium transporter Rh type A-like — protein: MATPPPAHPRRLLPLFLGLFQGALLLFFAFFVNYNEPSAQAADTNFMANQLYGIFPLFQDIQVMLVVGLGLLLTFLPRYGLSVLTHNFLLLNFSMQWALVLQGLLHHFHHGQVRLDLHNLLTTEFAAVTVLISVGAVLGRTSLCQLLIMATCEVPIYLASEWAIITSLGVLDAGGTITIHVFSCYFGLGVSKALFRTAQWPVHPKETPTPHSDLLSLVGTLILWVFWPSFIAILCQPGDAQHRAILNTLLAMSASAVTTVVVSSLLERDGKLSPGHLQNGSLAGGVAIGTVADMAMPPVAALALGSLSAVVCILGFRFLTPLLVSKLTLQDQCGIHNLHGLPGILGAAASAMAILVASNNTSSSHFSQGSPTGGNASEVVVGQWEDHRAGRQALYQVAGLAVAGGGSLLAGLLTGAVLRLPCLPQPPEQLCFDDSLYFKIQDQSESLGPGGTAEEVALALKEHV